One Pleurocapsa sp. PCC 7327 DNA segment encodes these proteins:
- the pstA gene encoding phosphate ABC transporter permease PstA, producing the protein MSIGNLEQIRADINRRQLVNTIFAIIGLTTILVSILILLGLTIQMAIDGASRLTPQFFISFPSRRPEESGILSAWVGTSLVMLVTAIAAIPLGIASGIYLEEYARKNWITDIIEINVTNLAGVPSIVYGLLALGVFVYQFNLGESILAAGLTLALLILPVVIVTTREAIRAIPNSLREAAYAVGASKWQMVWDHTLPYSFGSILTGIIIGLSRAIGETAPVITIGALTFIAFLPDPPFKSEFPYLSFAWLQAPFTVMPIQMFNWVSRPEPAFQLNAAAAGTVLTLMTLGMNGLAIYLRYRFRQGIKW; encoded by the coding sequence ATGTCAATAGGAAATTTAGAGCAAATTCGAGCGGATATTAATCGTCGTCAGTTAGTTAATACTATTTTTGCCATCATCGGTTTGACGACAATTTTGGTGTCAATTTTAATCCTACTAGGACTGACGATCCAAATGGCTATTGATGGTGCATCGCGCCTGACGCCACAATTTTTTATTTCTTTTCCCAGTCGCCGTCCAGAAGAATCTGGTATTCTCTCAGCTTGGGTAGGAACGAGTTTAGTGATGCTGGTCACTGCCATAGCAGCAATTCCTTTAGGCATTGCTTCGGGGATTTATTTAGAGGAATACGCTCGCAAAAACTGGATTACCGACATTATTGAAATTAACGTCACCAATCTCGCTGGCGTTCCCTCGATTGTCTACGGGTTGTTAGCCCTTGGCGTGTTTGTCTATCAATTTAATTTGGGGGAGAGCATTCTGGCGGCAGGATTAACGCTAGCCTTGTTAATTCTGCCCGTTGTGATTGTCACAACCCGCGAGGCAATTCGCGCTATTCCCAATAGTCTGCGAGAAGCTGCCTATGCAGTGGGAGCCAGTAAATGGCAAATGGTCTGGGATCACACTCTCCCTTACTCGTTTGGGAGTATTCTTACGGGCATAATCATAGGTTTATCGCGGGCAATTGGAGAAACTGCTCCCGTGATAACTATTGGTGCGCTGACCTTCATTGCTTTTTTGCCAGATCCTCCTTTTAAAAGCGAATTCCCCTATCTTTCTTTTGCCTGGCTGCAAGCGCCTTTTACCGTCATGCCCATTCAAATGTTTAACTGGGTATCTCGTCCCGAACCCGCCTTTCAGTTAAACGCGGCAGCCGCAGGTACCGTGCTGACTCTCATGACGCTTGGCATGAACGGTCTGGCTATTTATCTTCGCTATCGTTTTCGTCAAGGTATCAAATGGTAG
- the nrdR gene encoding transcriptional regulator NrdR, translating to MLCPYCQHTDSRVLESRSTEEGQSIRRRRECLRCKGRFTTYERVESVPIKVVKQDGHREYFERAKLLRGIIRACEKTGIPLERLEAIVNEIEARLQQRSEREVTSQEIGQLVLQYLRHENEVAYVRFASVYGKFKGIKDFVKTLERLQSPAEVTQDAKDSHEPVLEESDLKDSSSIVTSS from the coding sequence ATGTTATGTCCTTATTGCCAGCACACCGATAGCCGAGTTTTAGAATCGCGTTCCACAGAAGAGGGACAAAGTATTCGGCGACGTAGAGAATGTTTGCGATGTAAAGGTCGATTCACAACTTACGAACGAGTCGAATCCGTTCCCATCAAAGTGGTCAAACAAGACGGTCATCGAGAATATTTTGAGCGTGCTAAGCTTTTGCGAGGGATAATCCGCGCTTGTGAAAAAACGGGTATTCCTCTCGAACGACTCGAAGCGATCGTCAATGAAATCGAAGCCCGACTTCAGCAGCGTTCCGAGCGAGAAGTAACCAGTCAAGAAATCGGACAGTTAGTTCTTCAATACCTACGTCACGAAAACGAGGTCGCTTATGTTCGCTTTGCTTCCGTATATGGCAAGTTTAAGGGGATTAAGGATTTCGTAAAGACCTTGGAGCGGCTCCAAAGTCCGGCGGAGGTGACGCAAGACGCAAAAGACTCGCACGAGCCTGTCCTAGAGGAGTCAGACTTAAAAGATTCTTCATCGATAGTGACTTCTTCTTAG
- a CDS encoding class I fructose-bisphosphate aldolase, whose protein sequence is MTTTLSAPGSIESWLGNEAESLLTYKAKIPQSLLHLPGPDFIDRILASSDRNPQVLRSLQQIYSTGRLANTGYISILPVDQGIEHSAAASFAPNPIYFDPENIIKLAIEGGCNAVATTLGVLGMMSRKYAHRIPFIVKLNHNELLTYPNPSDQILFASVEQAWNLGAVAVGATIYFGSPESSRQIQEVSKAFARAHELGMVTILWCYLRNDVFKQDKDYHVAADLTGQANHMGVTIEADLIKQKLPENNRGYEAVAKATGRKYGRTDERVYSELTSDHPIDLTRYQVLNCYCGRSGLINSGGASGKNDFAEAVRTAVINKRAGGCGLISGRKTFQRPFEEGVKLFHAIQDVYLSPEVTIA, encoded by the coding sequence ATGACTACTACTCTATCTGCTCCTGGCTCTATTGAATCTTGGCTGGGAAACGAAGCAGAAAGTTTATTGACCTATAAAGCAAAGATTCCTCAATCGCTGTTGCACCTGCCCGGACCTGATTTTATCGACAGAATCTTGGCTAGTAGCGATCGCAATCCCCAAGTTCTCCGCAGCCTTCAGCAAATCTACTCGACAGGACGACTTGCCAACACGGGCTATATTTCTATTCTGCCCGTCGATCAGGGCATCGAACATTCCGCCGCCGCTTCTTTTGCCCCCAATCCGATCTACTTCGATCCAGAAAATATTATCAAACTCGCGATCGAAGGCGGTTGCAACGCGGTAGCGACAACTTTAGGAGTTTTAGGGATGATGTCGCGCAAATACGCCCACCGCATCCCCTTTATCGTCAAACTCAATCACAACGAACTGTTGACTTATCCCAACCCCTCCGATCAGATTTTGTTCGCCAGCGTCGAACAAGCTTGGAATCTGGGTGCTGTAGCAGTTGGGGCAACAATTTATTTTGGTTCGCCAGAATCGAGCCGTCAAATTCAGGAAGTCAGCAAAGCTTTTGCCCGCGCCCACGAACTGGGCATGGTAACGATTCTCTGGTGCTACCTGCGTAACGATGTTTTTAAACAAGATAAAGATTACCATGTCGCTGCCGACTTAACGGGTCAAGCCAATCACATGGGAGTCACCATTGAAGCAGATCTCATCAAGCAAAAACTGCCAGAAAATAATCGGGGTTACGAAGCCGTTGCCAAAGCAACCGGCAGAAAATACGGCAGAACCGACGAGCGAGTCTATAGCGAACTCACTAGCGACCATCCCATCGATCTGACTCGCTATCAAGTTCTCAACTGCTATTGCGGTCGCAGCGGTTTGATCAATTCCGGCGGCGCATCCGGGAAAAATGACTTTGCCGAAGCCGTTCGCACTGCAGTAATTAACAAACGGGCGGGGGGTTGCGGATTGATATCCGGTCGCAAAACCTTCCAGCGTCCTTTTGAGGAAGGAGTTAAGTTATTCCATGCGATTCAAGATGTCTATCTCTCTCCAGAAGTAACGATTGCATAA
- the pstB gene encoding phosphate ABC transporter ATP-binding protein PstB, translated as MVEKNSEQQSNLVALEPKAKVTNLNFYYGSFHALKNINLAIPEKQVTALIGPSGCGKTTLLRCFNRMHDLYPGNRYEGEILIDSINILGRQVDPIEVRMRVSMVFQKPNPFPKSIYENVAYGLRVRGEKKRSLIDEKVEDSLKEAALWDEVKDRLHESAYNLSGGQQQRLCIARALVTDPEMILFDEPTSALDPIATSSIEELVSELKKRVTIAIVTHSMQQAARLSDFTAFMYLGEMLEFNKTSIMFSDPSHKQTREYVSGRIG; from the coding sequence ATGGTAGAAAAAAACAGCGAGCAACAATCTAATTTAGTTGCGCTCGAACCCAAAGCTAAGGTGACTAACCTCAATTTTTACTATGGTTCATTTCATGCCTTAAAAAACATCAATTTGGCTATACCAGAAAAACAAGTAACGGCTTTGATCGGTCCGTCTGGGTGCGGTAAAACCACTTTGCTGCGATGTTTCAATCGCATGCACGACCTTTACCCCGGCAATCGCTACGAAGGAGAAATCCTCATTGACTCTATCAATATCCTGGGTCGTCAGGTCGATCCAATAGAAGTCCGCATGCGAGTCAGTATGGTATTTCAAAAACCCAATCCTTTTCCTAAATCTATCTATGAAAATGTTGCCTATGGTTTGCGAGTTCGAGGCGAAAAGAAGCGCAGTCTGATTGATGAAAAAGTTGAAGATTCTCTCAAAGAAGCTGCTTTATGGGATGAGGTGAAAGATCGCTTGCACGAATCGGCTTATAATTTATCTGGGGGTCAGCAGCAGCGTTTGTGCATTGCTCGCGCTTTAGTGACCGATCCCGAAATGATTCTTTTCGACGAACCGACCTCTGCTCTGGATCCGATCGCAACTTCTAGTATTGAAGAACTGGTAAGCGAACTAAAAAAACGAGTGACCATTGCGATCGTTACTCACAGCATGCAGCAGGCAGCCAGATTATCTGACTTCACGGCATTTATGTATCTAGGCGAAATGCTGGAGTTTAACAAGACCTCGATAATGTTTTCCGATCCTTCCCACAAGCAAACCAGAGAATATGTTAGTGGAAGGATTGGATAA
- a CDS encoding TIGR00300 family protein — protein MAETIRFLMCAPDHYDVDYVINPWMEGNIHKSSRDRAVEQWQKLYRVIKDRAIVELVPPQKGWPDMVFTANAGLVLGNNVVLSRFLHKERQGEEPYFKQWFEENGFAVYELPQDLPFEGAGDALFDREGRWLWAGYGFRTELDSHPYLAKWLDIEVLSLRLVDERFYHLDTCFCPLTGGYLLYYPPAFDSYSNRLIELRVPAEKRIAIDEPDAVNFACNAVNINSTIVLNKASDSLKQRLTEIGFEVIETPLTEFLKAGGAAKCLTLRVTEPVLDYVHANEPVESRIIRLEGHLLDAGIMNQALDLVVENGGSFKVLNFNLGIERQSTSSAEVRVSAPSHEIMEDIMTQLIEIGAVAPPQEVCDVNTEVVTQDGVAPDDFYVTTIYPTEVRVNCEWVKVQKQRMDAAIVVEPTPDGLTARCKLLRDLKVGDRVIVGVEGIRNPRKPESREQRNSHQEFAFMSGGVSSERRVELVVEQIAWELRKIRDRGGKVVVTAGPVVIHTGGAQHLSRLIREGYVHVLLGGNAIAVHDIEQAMMGTSLGVDMQRGVPVRGGHRHHLKVINTIRRCGSIAKAVEQGVLTKGVMYECVKNNVPFCLAGSIRDDGPLPDTEMDLIKAQAEYARLLQGAEMILMLSSMLHSIGVGNMTPAGVKMVCVDINPAVVTKLSDRGSVESIGIVTDVGLFLSLLVQQLDKLTSPYHFVPTL, from the coding sequence ATGGCAGAAACAATTCGCTTCCTGATGTGTGCCCCCGACCACTACGACGTAGATTACGTCATCAATCCGTGGATGGAGGGCAACATTCACAAATCCTCGCGCGATCGCGCCGTCGAGCAGTGGCAAAAACTCTATCGCGTTATCAAAGATCGAGCGATCGTCGAGCTAGTGCCTCCTCAAAAGGGTTGGCCCGACATGGTATTCACTGCTAATGCTGGACTGGTTTTGGGCAATAACGTCGTCCTCAGCCGCTTTTTGCACAAAGAACGCCAAGGGGAAGAACCTTACTTCAAACAGTGGTTTGAGGAAAATGGCTTTGCGGTTTACGAACTTCCTCAAGACTTGCCCTTTGAAGGAGCCGGAGATGCCCTATTCGATCGCGAAGGACGTTGGTTGTGGGCGGGATACGGCTTTCGGACCGAACTCGATTCCCATCCTTACCTCGCTAAATGGCTAGATATTGAGGTATTGTCTCTGCGTTTGGTAGACGAACGCTTCTATCACTTGGATACTTGTTTCTGTCCCCTGACGGGCGGCTATTTGCTCTACTATCCTCCTGCATTTGATTCCTACTCCAATCGCCTAATCGAACTGCGCGTCCCAGCAGAGAAGCGAATCGCGATCGACGAACCCGATGCGGTCAATTTCGCCTGCAATGCGGTCAATATTAACTCAACCATCGTCCTGAACAAGGCGAGCGACAGTCTCAAACAAAGGCTTACCGAGATTGGGTTTGAGGTGATAGAAACACCCCTGACAGAATTTCTCAAAGCAGGCGGTGCGGCAAAGTGCTTAACCTTGCGCGTCACCGAACCCGTTCTCGATTACGTTCATGCCAACGAACCCGTCGAGAGCCGCATTATTAGGCTCGAAGGACATCTCCTCGATGCAGGGATCATGAACCAAGCCCTCGATTTAGTGGTCGAAAATGGCGGCAGTTTTAAGGTTCTCAATTTTAATCTCGGCATAGAACGACAGAGCACCTCTTCGGCAGAAGTCAGAGTCTCGGCGCCTTCCCATGAGATCATGGAAGACATCATGACCCAGTTGATCGAAATCGGTGCCGTCGCCCCGCCTCAAGAAGTTTGCGACGTTAATACTGAAGTCGTTACCCAAGATGGAGTCGCACCCGATGACTTCTACGTCACGACTATCTATCCTACCGAAGTGCGCGTCAATTGCGAGTGGGTGAAAGTACAAAAGCAGCGCATGGATGCCGCAATCGTCGTAGAGCCAACCCCTGATGGTCTGACCGCTCGTTGTAAGCTCCTACGGGATCTTAAAGTCGGCGATCGCGTTATCGTCGGAGTAGAAGGGATTCGCAATCCTCGCAAACCCGAATCGCGCGAACAACGCAATAGCCACCAGGAATTTGCCTTTATGTCGGGAGGGGTTTCCAGCGAACGCCGCGTCGAATTGGTCGTCGAACAAATTGCCTGGGAACTGCGCAAAATTCGCGATCGCGGCGGGAAAGTAGTGGTTACGGCGGGTCCGGTGGTCATTCATACCGGAGGCGCTCAGCATCTCTCTCGCTTAATCCGCGAAGGATACGTCCACGTTCTCCTAGGAGGAAATGCGATCGCGGTTCACGATATCGAACAAGCGATGATGGGTACTTCTCTCGGCGTGGATATGCAACGGGGCGTGCCGGTACGCGGCGGACATCGCCATCACCTCAAAGTTATCAATACTATCCGTCGTTGCGGCAGCATCGCCAAAGCAGTCGAGCAGGGCGTTCTGACTAAAGGGGTCATGTACGAATGCGTCAAGAATAACGTTCCTTTCTGTTTGGCAGGATCGATTCGCGACGATGGTCCCCTTCCCGATACGGAAATGGATTTAATTAAAGCGCAAGCAGAATACGCGCGACTGCTGCAAGGGGCGGAAATGATTCTCATGCTCTCAAGCATGTTGCACTCGATAGGGGTTGGCAATATGACCCCCGCTGGCGTGAAGATGGTCTGCGTAGACATTAACCCAGCTGTGGTAACGAAACTGAGCGATCGCGGTTCGGTCGAGTCTATCGGCATTGTGACTGACGTGGGATTATTCCTGAGTTTGTTGGTGCAGCAGTTAGATAAATTAACGAGTCCCTATCATTTCGTACCAACCCTTTAG
- a CDS encoding PstS family phosphate ABC transporter substrate-binding protein has protein sequence MKTKTINFKFKRWMMAIALAVVTAILVVTVPAVQSQNQPTIKIDGSSTVYPITEAVAEDFQKARQGAVRVTVGLSGTGGGFKKFCSGQTDISNASRPIKDEEIQACKAAGINYIELPVAYDALTVVVNKQNNWVTSMSVAEIKKIWEPSAQGKIKTWNQVRSNWPNAPIKLFGPGADSGTFDYFTDAIVGKEGASRTDYTPSEDDNVLVQGVARDKNALGYFGMAYYEGNKDKLKAVAIDNGKGAVSPSISTVQNGTYQPLSRPLFIYVSSKAVQRPEVKQFVEYYLTNVGKLAQEVGYVPLPAQAYQLAMNNFKNNKMGSVFVGRETVGVRIEDLLRLEAR, from the coding sequence ATGAAGACAAAAACAATAAATTTTAAATTCAAGCGTTGGATGATGGCAATCGCCTTAGCAGTCGTCACTGCTATTCTAGTAGTGACAGTGCCTGCGGTTCAATCCCAAAATCAGCCAACAATCAAAATTGATGGTTCCAGCACGGTCTATCCCATCACCGAGGCAGTTGCCGAAGATTTCCAAAAAGCTAGACAGGGTGCTGTCCGCGTAACTGTGGGGCTTTCTGGAACGGGTGGCGGATTCAAAAAGTTTTGTTCCGGGCAGACAGATATCTCTAACGCCTCCCGACCAATCAAGGATGAAGAGATACAGGCATGTAAAGCGGCTGGTATTAACTATATCGAACTACCAGTTGCCTACGATGCTCTAACCGTCGTTGTTAACAAACAAAACAACTGGGTAACTAGCATGAGCGTAGCCGAGATCAAGAAAATTTGGGAGCCAAGCGCTCAAGGAAAAATCAAAACTTGGAATCAAGTGCGCTCGAATTGGCCCAATGCCCCTATAAAATTATTTGGGCCGGGTGCAGACTCCGGTACATTTGACTACTTCACAGACGCTATTGTTGGCAAAGAGGGAGCAAGTCGAACTGACTATACCCCAAGTGAAGATGACAACGTCCTCGTCCAAGGGGTTGCCCGCGATAAAAACGCTTTGGGCTACTTTGGCATGGCATACTACGAAGGTAACAAAGACAAGTTGAAGGCGGTTGCGATCGATAATGGCAAGGGAGCTGTAAGTCCTTCTATTTCAACCGTGCAAAACGGAACCTACCAACCCTTGTCTCGACCCCTATTTATTTATGTCAGTTCAAAAGCGGTTCAACGACCTGAAGTGAAGCAGTTTGTCGAGTATTATCTCACCAACGTTGGCAAGTTGGCTCAAGAAGTTGGCTATGTTCCTCTGCCAGCACAAGCCTATCAATTAGCCATGAACAACTTCAAAAACAACAAGATGGGTAGCGTCTTTGTTGGACGGGAAACAGTAGGAGTCAGAATTGAAGACCTTCTTCGACTAGAAGCCAGATAA
- a CDS encoding photosystem II reaction center protein T — translation MESVAYILVVAMALAVIFFAIAFREPPRIEK, via the coding sequence ATGGAAAGCGTTGCTTATATCTTAGTCGTCGCCATGGCACTCGCGGTGATCTTCTTTGCGATCGCGTTTCGGGAACCCCCTCGCATCGAAAAATAG
- a CDS encoding 30S ribosomal protein S1, with protein sequence MVSQKKTATKEIGFTHEDFAALLDKYDYHFSPGDIVPGTVFSMEPKGALIDIGAKTAAFIPIQEMSINRVDDPVEVLQPNETREFFILTDENEDGQLTLSIRRIEYMRAWERVRQLQAEDATVRANVFATNRGGALVRIEGLRGFIPGSHISAREAKEDLVGQELPLKFLEVDEERNRLVLSHRRALVERKMHGLEVGQVVTGTVRGIKPYGAFIDIGGVSGLLHISEISHDHIDTPHSVFNVNDELKVMIIDLDANRGRISLSTKQLEPEPGDMLKNRQIVFEKAEEMAEKYRQKLLAEAQEKVVDEADIPPALDEEMAIAATED encoded by the coding sequence ATGGTCAGTCAGAAAAAAACAGCTACTAAAGAGATCGGTTTTACCCACGAAGATTTTGCCGCCCTTCTCGACAAATATGACTATCACTTCAGTCCTGGGGATATCGTACCGGGCACGGTGTTTAGTATGGAACCTAAAGGGGCGCTGATTGATATTGGGGCAAAAACAGCAGCCTTCATTCCTATTCAGGAAATGTCAATCAATCGAGTTGACGACCCTGTAGAGGTTTTGCAACCAAACGAGACGCGGGAATTCTTTATCTTGACCGACGAAAATGAAGACGGACAGTTAACCCTTTCTATTCGTCGCATCGAATATATGCGGGCATGGGAAAGGGTGCGTCAACTGCAAGCAGAAGACGCTACAGTACGCGCCAACGTCTTTGCCACCAATCGTGGCGGTGCTTTAGTCAGAATTGAAGGATTGCGAGGATTCATTCCCGGTTCTCATATCAGCGCCCGCGAAGCCAAAGAAGATTTGGTCGGTCAAGAACTGCCCTTAAAATTTCTTGAAGTTGATGAAGAACGAAATCGACTGGTGTTAAGCCATCGCCGCGCCTTAGTAGAACGCAAGATGCACGGTTTAGAAGTCGGTCAAGTCGTCACGGGAACGGTGAGAGGAATCAAGCCCTACGGTGCCTTTATCGACATTGGCGGGGTCAGTGGGTTACTGCATATCTCAGAAATTTCTCACGACCATATCGATACGCCTCACAGCGTCTTTAACGTCAACGATGAATTAAAAGTGATGATCATCGACCTAGATGCGAACAGAGGGCGAATTTCGCTATCGACCAAACAGCTAGAACCAGAACCTGGCGATATGCTCAAAAATCGCCAAATAGTCTTCGAGAAAGCCGAAGAAATGGCTGAGAAGTACCGTCAGAAGTTGTTGGCTGAAGCGCAAGAAAAAGTTGTTGACGAGGCAGACATTCCTCCTGCTCTAGACGAAGAAATGGCGATCGCAGCGACAGAAGATTAA
- the pstC gene encoding phosphate ABC transporter permease subunit PstC has protein sequence MTEKQLYLDKAQRSYRKLVRNVREGAIESILFLAAFSSIATTFGILDVLIGESVNFFKKIPITEFLTDTQWSPLFADPHYGILPLLSGTLVTSAVAMIVAIPLGTIAAIYLSEFAPSRLRETIKPALELLAAIPTVVYGYFALLFVTPLLQKIFPDLPGFNMLSAGLVMGLMIVPLISSISEDAMRAVPLKLREGSYAMGATRLQTALQVIFPAAISGISAAYILGISRAVGETMIVAIAAGLQPNLTWNPFDQAATITAYIVQVSLGDLPHGSLEYQTIFASGLTLVLMTLVLNIIGHFLAKRYREIY, from the coding sequence ATGACTGAAAAACAGCTATACCTAGATAAGGCACAGAGAAGCTATCGCAAGCTGGTAAGGAATGTGCGAGAAGGGGCAATTGAATCGATCTTGTTTTTGGCAGCCTTTTCCTCGATTGCTACGACCTTTGGAATTCTCGACGTTCTCATCGGTGAATCCGTCAACTTCTTTAAAAAAATTCCCATAACGGAATTTCTCACAGATACTCAATGGAGTCCGCTATTTGCGGATCCCCATTACGGAATTCTGCCATTGCTATCAGGAACGTTGGTAACATCAGCGGTTGCGATGATAGTCGCCATTCCGTTAGGGACAATTGCGGCGATTTACTTAAGCGAATTTGCTCCTTCTCGATTGCGCGAAACCATCAAACCTGCCTTAGAGTTATTAGCAGCTATTCCCACCGTCGTTTATGGTTATTTTGCTCTTCTGTTTGTTACGCCGCTATTGCAGAAGATTTTTCCAGACCTACCTGGGTTTAATATGTTAAGCGCTGGGCTAGTGATGGGGTTAATGATCGTTCCCTTGATTAGTTCTATTAGCGAAGATGCAATGCGAGCTGTTCCTTTAAAATTGCGGGAAGGCTCCTATGCAATGGGAGCAACTCGCCTACAAACCGCCTTGCAAGTCATTTTTCCGGCAGCAATTTCTGGGATTAGTGCTGCTTACATCTTGGGAATTTCCCGCGCTGTCGGCGAAACTATGATCGTTGCCATTGCTGCCGGACTTCAGCCCAATCTCACCTGGAACCCTTTCGATCAAGCTGCCACCATCACAGCTTATATAGTACAGGTAAGTCTTGGGGATTTGCCTCACGGTAGTCTAGAGTATCAAACCATTTTTGCCTCTGGGCTGACTTTGGTGTTGATGACTTTGGTCTTAAATATCATCGGACATTTTCTCGCCAAGCGCTATCGAGAAATTTATTAA